In one Arachis duranensis cultivar V14167 chromosome 9, aradu.V14167.gnm2.J7QH, whole genome shotgun sequence genomic region, the following are encoded:
- the LOC107465981 gene encoding uncharacterized protein LOC107465981 has protein sequence MQFRIGGAGIERSLQLQELECLRLEAYENSRLYKEKVKAVHDKNIKRREFRVGNLGLLYNSRLGLMPGKLRSRWERPYRVEKAEPYGVFHLSHPSSPTFFKVNGHRLKLYHGEKMKSNKELEIFLLKDPVQEED, from the coding sequence ATGCAATTTAGGATTGGAGGAGCCGGCATTGAAAGGAGTCTGCAACTTCAAGAATTAGAGTGCCTTCGACTAGAAGCATATGAGAACTCACGACTTTACAAGGAAAAGGTTAAGGCGGTGCATGACAAGAATATCAAGAGAAGAGAGTTTAGAGTTGGGAATTTGGGTCTCCTCTATAACTCAAGGCTGGGACTCATGCCAGGAAAGCTGAGATCAAGGTGGGAAAGACCCTACAGGGTAGAGAAGGCTGAGCCTTATGGAGTCTTCCACTTGAGCCATCCGTCAAGCCCCACCTTCTTCAAGGTAAATGGCCACCGCTTGAAGCTAtatcatggtgagaagatgaagagcaaCAAGGAgctagagatcttcctcttgaaggATCCAGTACAAGAAGAGGACTAA